One Micromonospora eburnea genomic region harbors:
- a CDS encoding GTP-binding protein translates to MDSVRSDREAGPLPVPLALKILIAGGFGAGKTTLVSSLSEVRPLQTEEVLTRAGVGTDDVSGVEEKATTTVAMDFGRITINDDLQVYLFGTPGQDRFWFLWDELAFGALGAVVLADTRRLADCFPSIDYFEQRGVPFVVGVNCFDGARRFSLEAVRDALDLDPDVPLVLCDARDRQSGKLVLIELVEHVARQRGEPVPVG, encoded by the coding sequence ATGGACTCCGTGCGCTCTGACCGGGAGGCGGGCCCGCTGCCGGTCCCGCTGGCTCTGAAGATCCTCATCGCCGGCGGCTTCGGGGCCGGCAAGACGACGCTGGTCAGCTCGTTGAGCGAGGTCCGGCCGTTGCAGACCGAGGAGGTGCTGACCCGGGCCGGCGTCGGTACCGATGACGTCTCCGGGGTGGAGGAGAAGGCCACCACCACGGTCGCGATGGACTTCGGCCGGATCACCATCAACGACGACCTGCAGGTCTACCTCTTCGGCACACCGGGGCAGGACCGGTTCTGGTTCCTCTGGGACGAGCTGGCCTTCGGCGCCCTCGGCGCGGTGGTGCTCGCCGACACCCGCCGGCTGGCGGACTGCTTCCCCTCGATCGACTACTTCGAGCAGCGGGGCGTCCCGTTCGTGGTGGGGGTGAACTGTTTCGACGGGGCCCGGCGGTTCAGCCTGGAGGCGGTACGCGACGCGCTGGACCTGGACCCCGACGTGCCGCTGGTGCTCTGCGACGCCCGGGACCGGCAGTCCGGCAAGCTGGTGCTGATCGAGCTGGTCGAGCACGTCGCCCGGCAGCGCGGCGAGCCGGTGCCGGTGGGCTGA
- a CDS encoding sugar transferase — MTSATAPTFAETATWPGGGRPGPTTRAAERAYIRVLVVLDTAVLAVAILVGYVARFGDEQPSGSEIPYVVVAPALLLGWLISLRAMRCYDGRVIGYGADEYRRVSAASLRLAGGIAIVGYIVEFGVSRGFLAISFAVGTMGLEVARFAARKRLHRARDRGAGWSRKVLVVGDTAHVLELVHTLRREPYAGYQVVGACIPDALLAPVPQRLGDVPVVGSFRGIPAAATAIGADTVAVTASGELTAARLRRLGWQLENTGVDLVVAPALTDVAGPRIHTRPVAGLPLIHVEAPEFRGGRKLVKGLVDRSVSLVSLLLLLPLLVVIALAVSLDSRGPVLFRQIRVGQGGREFGVLKFRTMVVDADARLAELAARNETDGLMFKMRDDPRVTRVGRLLRKWSLDELPQLANVLLGQMSLVGPRPPLPSEVARYNGDVARRLLVKPGMTGLWQVSGRSDLSWEDGIRLDLYYVENWSLAADLTILWKTFGAVLRSRGAY; from the coding sequence GTGACCTCGGCGACGGCGCCGACTTTCGCCGAAACGGCGACGTGGCCGGGCGGCGGCCGTCCCGGTCCGACGACCCGCGCCGCCGAGCGCGCCTACATCCGGGTCCTGGTGGTGCTGGACACCGCCGTGCTCGCGGTCGCCATCCTGGTCGGGTACGTTGCCCGCTTCGGCGACGAGCAGCCGAGCGGCTCCGAGATCCCGTACGTGGTGGTGGCGCCCGCGCTGCTGCTCGGCTGGCTGATCTCGCTGCGCGCGATGCGCTGCTACGACGGCCGGGTGATCGGCTACGGCGCCGACGAGTACCGGCGGGTCAGCGCGGCGAGCCTGCGGCTGGCCGGCGGCATCGCGATCGTCGGTTACATCGTCGAGTTCGGGGTCTCCCGGGGCTTCCTGGCCATCTCCTTCGCGGTCGGCACCATGGGCCTGGAGGTGGCCCGGTTCGCCGCCCGTAAGCGCCTGCACCGCGCCCGCGACCGGGGCGCCGGCTGGTCCCGCAAGGTGCTGGTGGTCGGCGACACCGCGCACGTCCTGGAGCTGGTGCACACCCTGCGTCGCGAGCCGTACGCCGGTTACCAGGTGGTCGGGGCCTGCATCCCGGACGCGCTGCTCGCCCCGGTGCCCCAGCGGCTCGGTGACGTGCCGGTGGTCGGCTCGTTCCGGGGCATCCCGGCGGCGGCCACCGCGATCGGCGCGGACACCGTGGCGGTCACCGCCTCCGGTGAACTGACCGCGGCCCGGCTGCGCCGGCTCGGCTGGCAGTTGGAGAACACCGGGGTCGACCTGGTCGTGGCCCCCGCGTTGACCGACGTCGCCGGCCCACGCATCCACACCCGTCCGGTCGCCGGCCTGCCGCTGATCCACGTCGAGGCGCCCGAGTTCCGGGGCGGGCGGAAGCTGGTCAAGGGCCTGGTCGACCGTTCGGTGTCGCTGGTGTCGCTGCTCCTGCTGCTGCCCCTGCTGGTGGTGATCGCGCTCGCCGTGAGCCTGGACAGCCGGGGGCCGGTGCTGTTCCGCCAGATCCGGGTCGGCCAGGGCGGCAGGGAGTTCGGGGTCTTGAAGTTCCGCACCATGGTGGTCGACGCCGACGCCCGGTTGGCCGAGCTGGCCGCGCGCAACGAGACCGACGGGCTGATGTTCAAGATGCGCGACGACCCCCGGGTGACCCGGGTCGGCAGGCTGCTGCGCAAGTGGTCCCTGGACGAGCTGCCCCAGCTCGCCAACGTGCTGCTCGGGCAGATGAGCCTGGTCGGCCCCCGTCCACCGCTCCCCTCCGAGGTGGCCCGGTACAACGGCGACGTGGCCCGCCGACTGCTGGTGAAGCCCGGCATGACCGGCCTCTGGCAGGTGAGCGGCCGGTCGGACCTGAGCTGGGAGGACGGCATCCGGCTGGACCTCTACTACGTGGAGAACTGGTCGCTCGCCGCCGATCTGACCATCCTCTGGAAGACCTTCGGCGCGGTGCTGCGCAGCCGCGGCGCGTACTGA
- a CDS encoding roadblock/LC7 domain-containing protein — MTRQNADLDWLLDDLVERVPAAREAVVLSADGLLLGASTELDRSDAEHLCALASGFSGLAKGATRHVGGGAVRQTVVEMESAYLFVTAAGQGACLAVVSDADADIGLVAYEMAMLVIRVGENLTAPVRSASGGLDAG; from the coding sequence ATGACGCGGCAGAACGCCGATCTGGACTGGCTGCTCGACGACCTGGTGGAGCGGGTGCCGGCCGCCCGCGAGGCGGTGGTGCTGTCGGCCGACGGGCTCCTGCTCGGCGCCTCGACCGAGCTGGACCGCAGCGACGCGGAGCACCTCTGCGCCCTCGCCTCCGGGTTCTCCGGCCTCGCCAAGGGCGCCACCCGGCACGTGGGTGGCGGCGCGGTCCGGCAGACCGTGGTGGAGATGGAGTCCGCGTACCTGTTCGTCACGGCGGCCGGGCAGGGCGCCTGCCTGGCGGTGGTGAGCGACGCCGACGCCGACATCGGCCTGGTGGCGTACGAGATGGCGATGCTGGTGATCCGGGTCGGGGAGAACCTGACCGCCCCGGTCCGGTCGGCGTCGGGTGGGCTCGATGCGGGCTGA
- a CDS encoding sensor histidine kinase: protein MNTRDWPIRAKLTALVIGPVTALLALWIFATSLTFGPALDLLAARTLLYDLGRPGEVVVTELQRERRLSVVQLAGNTVLPALAEQRTRTDRAVAELRRRVDGPDLRDAADDLLDARLDQLVSALDALPAGRGFIDARKVDRAGASGLYSGMINSAFQAFSAMAALPDNQLNREALALTALGRSRELLGQTDALLAGALTAGRYAEGEHEQLVRTIDNQRFLVENAMADLPERERAEYQRFTEGEAYVRLHGLQDGLIRARELPAGFDVRAWESSQAAVWQGLRDFELRGADDLAERSVPMAVAILVRLAAAGVLGLVAIVVCLLVALRVGRSLARRLSGVRTSALEMAEQRLPDVVARLRRGEEVDVAREAPELDHGSDEIGQVARAFNEVRRTAVQAAVDEVTLRRGLNEVFLNIARRSQGLVHRQLALLDRLERQTEDPDELAGLFQVDHLATRLRRHAEDLVILAGAAPGRGWRSPVAAVDVLRGAISEVESYDRVDVGEVQPAGVLGRAVGDVIHLLAELIENATAFSPPGTRVDVTGRSVPGGYAIEITDHGLGMSPRALADANDKLSRSPEFDPTDSARLGLFVVARLADRHGVRVELRLATPAGTTAVVFIPAELVTDEPALGPTGRDAGAAGPDEQRMAKVTRLSTVPRPRAARPVRDRPESAVVPLSAGRTSSVEPPADGDGLPRRVRRRGPAARPRPTVVDTPAHRPPEEARRAMSALQAGTALGRRDGARAAAAQSTGGGSSTGAPGAGTTSPPVSAPEPQPSTATERDA, encoded by the coding sequence ATGAACACCCGTGACTGGCCGATCCGCGCCAAGCTGACCGCGCTGGTCATCGGACCGGTGACCGCGCTGCTGGCGCTCTGGATCTTCGCCACGTCGCTGACCTTCGGGCCCGCCCTCGACCTGCTCGCCGCGCGTACCCTCCTCTACGACCTGGGCCGGCCCGGCGAGGTGGTCGTCACCGAGTTGCAGCGGGAACGCCGACTGTCGGTCGTCCAACTCGCCGGGAACACCGTCCTGCCCGCGCTGGCCGAGCAACGGACCCGCACCGACCGGGCGGTCGCCGAGCTACGCCGCCGGGTCGACGGGCCGGATCTGCGGGACGCCGCCGACGACCTGCTCGACGCCCGGCTCGACCAGCTCGTCTCCGCGCTCGACGCGCTGCCCGCCGGCCGGGGCTTCATCGACGCCCGGAAGGTCGACCGGGCCGGTGCGTCCGGCCTCTACAGCGGGATGATCAATTCGGCCTTCCAGGCGTTCTCCGCGATGGCCGCCCTCCCCGACAACCAGCTCAACCGGGAGGCGCTGGCGCTGACCGCGCTCGGCCGGTCCCGGGAGTTGCTCGGCCAGACCGACGCGCTGCTCGCCGGCGCGCTCACCGCCGGGCGGTACGCCGAGGGCGAGCACGAGCAACTGGTACGCACCATCGACAACCAGCGGTTCCTGGTGGAGAACGCGATGGCCGACCTGCCCGAGCGGGAACGCGCGGAATACCAGCGGTTCACCGAGGGGGAGGCGTACGTCCGGCTGCACGGTCTCCAGGATGGCCTGATCCGCGCCCGCGAGCTGCCGGCCGGGTTCGACGTACGGGCCTGGGAGTCCAGCCAGGCGGCGGTCTGGCAGGGGCTACGGGACTTCGAGCTGCGCGGCGCCGACGATCTGGCCGAGCGGTCCGTGCCGATGGCGGTGGCCATCCTGGTCCGGCTCGCCGCGGCCGGGGTGCTCGGCCTGGTCGCCATCGTGGTCTGCCTGCTGGTGGCGCTGCGGGTCGGCCGGTCGCTGGCCCGCCGGCTGTCCGGGGTCCGCACCTCCGCGCTGGAGATGGCCGAACAGCGACTGCCCGACGTGGTCGCCCGGTTGCGCCGGGGCGAGGAGGTGGACGTCGCCCGGGAGGCGCCCGAGCTGGACCACGGCAGCGACGAGATCGGCCAGGTGGCGCGGGCCTTCAACGAGGTACGCCGCACCGCCGTGCAGGCCGCCGTGGACGAGGTCACCCTGCGCCGGGGCCTCAACGAGGTCTTCCTCAACATCGCCCGGCGCAGCCAGGGCCTGGTCCACCGGCAGTTGGCGCTGCTGGACCGGCTGGAGCGGCAGACCGAGGACCCGGACGAGCTGGCCGGGCTGTTCCAGGTCGACCACCTCGCCACCCGCCTCCGGCGGCACGCCGAGGACCTGGTCATCCTCGCCGGCGCGGCCCCCGGCCGGGGCTGGCGGAGCCCGGTCGCCGCGGTCGACGTGCTGCGCGGCGCGATCTCCGAGGTGGAGTCGTACGACCGGGTGGACGTGGGGGAGGTGCAGCCGGCCGGGGTGCTCGGCCGGGCCGTCGGCGACGTGATCCATCTGCTCGCCGAGCTGATCGAGAACGCCACCGCCTTCTCCCCGCCCGGCACCCGGGTGGACGTGACCGGGCGGAGCGTGCCCGGCGGGTACGCCATCGAGATCACGGATCACGGGCTGGGCATGTCGCCGCGGGCCCTCGCGGACGCCAACGACAAACTGTCCCGCTCCCCGGAGTTCGACCCAACCGACAGCGCCCGGCTGGGCCTGTTCGTGGTGGCCCGGCTGGCCGACCGGCACGGCGTCCGGGTCGAGCTGCGGCTGGCCACCCCGGCCGGCACCACGGCCGTCGTGTTCATCCCGGCCGAACTGGTGACCGACGAGCCGGCGCTCGGCCCGACCGGCCGGGACGCCGGGGCGGCCGGCCCCGACGAGCAGCGGATGGCCAAGGTCACCCGGCTGAGCACGGTGCCCCGACCGCGCGCCGCCCGGCCGGTGCGGGACCGCCCCGAGTCGGCGGTGGTGCCACTCTCCGCCGGCCGTACCTCTTCGGTCGAGCCGCCCGCCGACGGCGACGGCCTGCCCCGCCGGGTCCGTCGGCGCGGCCCCGCGGCCCGGCCCCGGCCGACCGTCGTGGACACCCCGGCGCACCGGCCGCCGGAGGAGGCCCGCCGGGCCATGTCCGCCCTCCAGGCCGGCACCGCTCTGGGCCGCCGGGACGGCGCCCGCGCCGCCGCCGCCCAGTCCACGGGGGGTGGCTCGTCCACCGGCGCGCCCGGGGCGGGGACAACCTCCCCGCCGGTGTCGGCACCCGAACCGCAACCTTCGACCGCAACCGAGAGGGACGCCTAG
- a CDS encoding MarR family winged helix-turn-helix transcriptional regulator: protein MSRAVALDEAAGTLLAVWEAARERTTSRLSGAQLRAVMVVERYDGINLRRLATLTHMLLSSASRLCDRLVAAGMLEREPGRYDRREISLHLTPAATRLLAELRADRRQRLDRILTGMSAEGRAALLRGMREFDEVARRGEAAEGRPVPQPFGARIGEPLPEAGEMPGEAPAAAPA, encoded by the coding sequence GTGAGTAGGGCCGTCGCACTGGACGAGGCGGCTGGCACCCTCCTGGCCGTCTGGGAGGCGGCCCGGGAACGGACGACGAGTCGGCTCTCCGGCGCCCAGTTACGGGCGGTCATGGTCGTGGAGCGGTACGACGGGATCAACCTCCGCCGCCTCGCCACACTGACCCACATGCTGCTCTCCTCGGCCAGCCGGCTCTGCGACCGGCTGGTCGCGGCCGGCATGCTGGAACGGGAGCCGGGCCGGTACGACCGGCGGGAGATCTCCCTGCATCTCACCCCGGCGGCGACCCGGCTCCTCGCCGAGCTGCGCGCCGACCGCCGGCAGCGGCTGGACCGGATCCTGACCGGGATGAGCGCGGAGGGGCGCGCGGCGCTGCTACGCGGGATGCGTGAGTTCGACGAGGTCGCGCGGCGCGGTGAGGCCGCGGAGGGCCGGCCGGTGCCCCAGCCATTTGGAGCGCGGATCGGCGAGCCGCTGCCGGAGGCGGGGGAGATGCCGGGCGAGGCTCCGGCGGCGGCTCCCGCCTGA
- a CDS encoding DUF742 domain-containing protein translates to MRAEAPGPQHEWLDAAAGPVVRPYTLTGGRVRPPVGGIDLVAFVRATTVADAARLPGLQPEHRRLVELARRPAALADLAADLDLAVGVVRVLLGDLLARGLVAVQQPPAAAHLPDDNILKAVVNGLRAL, encoded by the coding sequence ATGCGGGCTGAGGCGCCGGGCCCACAGCACGAGTGGCTGGACGCCGCCGCCGGCCCGGTCGTCCGTCCGTACACCCTCACCGGCGGCCGGGTGCGACCGCCGGTCGGCGGCATCGACCTGGTGGCGTTCGTGCGAGCCACCACGGTGGCCGACGCCGCCCGCCTGCCGGGTCTCCAGCCGGAGCATCGGCGCCTGGTCGAGCTGGCCCGGCGGCCGGCCGCCCTCGCCGACCTCGCCGCGGACCTGGACCTCGCCGTCGGCGTGGTCCGCGTGCTGCTCGGCGACCTGCTCGCCCGGGGGCTCGTCGCGGTGCAGCAGCCGCCGGCCGCCGCACACCTGCCCGACGACAACATCCTCAAGGCGGTGGTCAATGGACTCCGTGCGCTCTGA
- a CDS encoding response regulator — MRVIIAEDAPILREGLVRLLADAGCTIVGQTDHGPGLVALTAEHQPDVIIVDIRLPPTHTDEGLRAALRVRQDHPAIGVLLLSQYVESSSAVQVLAREPRGFGYLLKERLADVEELVAALRRVAAGESVIDPLVVERLLSRRRVASALDELTRREREVLTLMAEGRSNEAIAQRLGVGGKTVETYVRNIFAKLCLEPRLADHRRVLAVLAYLQG, encoded by the coding sequence GTGCGAGTGATCATCGCCGAGGATGCCCCGATCCTGCGGGAAGGGCTCGTCCGGCTGCTCGCCGACGCGGGATGCACCATCGTCGGCCAGACCGACCACGGGCCGGGGCTGGTCGCGCTCACCGCCGAGCATCAGCCGGACGTGATCATCGTGGACATCCGGCTGCCACCCACCCACACCGACGAAGGGCTGCGCGCAGCGCTACGGGTCCGGCAGGACCACCCTGCCATCGGCGTGCTGCTCCTCTCCCAGTACGTGGAGAGCAGCAGCGCCGTCCAGGTTTTGGCCCGCGAGCCGCGGGGCTTCGGCTACCTGCTCAAGGAGCGCCTCGCCGACGTGGAGGAGCTTGTCGCCGCCCTGCGGCGGGTGGCCGCCGGAGAATCCGTGATCGACCCACTGGTGGTGGAGCGGCTGCTGAGCCGGCGGCGGGTGGCCAGCGCGCTCGACGAACTGACCCGACGGGAGCGCGAGGTGCTTACCCTGATGGCCGAGGGACGCTCGAACGAGGCCATCGCCCAGCGGCTGGGGGTCGGCGGCAAGACCGTCGAGACGTACGTGCGCAACATCTTCGCCAAGCTGTGCCTGGAGCCGCGGCTGGCCGACCATCGCCGGGTGCTCGCCGTGCTGGCGTACCTGCAAGGCTGA
- a CDS encoding lactonase family protein, which yields MSAQDTVVHIGGYTAEAGGRAEGIVAARRDPVSGELTPLGTVAVTPSPSFLVRHPAMPVLYAVNELSEGQLSAFRVAPDGDLDPIGVRPTGGAEPCHLAVAPDGRHLFVANYGGGSVAVFPLDADGVPGERSDLVRHEGRGADPQRQERAHCHMVSPDPDGGPLLAVDLGTDSVYRYDLDTASGRLVPLAPRLRTPAGAGPRHLARHPDGRRCWLVGELDGTVTGYDLTADGLRQRIRVDASGRVGHVQPSEIAVGPDGRFLYVGNRGVGTVAVFALGGAAPELVAEVDTGGEWPRHFALAGGHLYVADERADMIRTFRVDSDTGVPEPVGEPVPMPSPTCVRP from the coding sequence GTGAGCGCACAGGACACGGTCGTCCACATCGGCGGCTACACGGCGGAGGCGGGTGGGCGGGCCGAGGGCATCGTCGCGGCCCGCCGCGACCCGGTGTCGGGGGAGCTGACCCCGCTCGGCACGGTGGCGGTCACCCCGTCGCCGTCGTTCCTGGTCCGGCATCCGGCGATGCCCGTGCTCTACGCGGTCAACGAGCTGTCCGAGGGGCAGCTCAGCGCGTTCCGGGTGGCGCCGGACGGCGACCTCGACCCGATCGGGGTCCGCCCGACCGGCGGGGCCGAGCCCTGTCACCTGGCGGTCGCCCCGGACGGGCGGCACCTCTTCGTGGCGAACTACGGCGGCGGCAGCGTGGCCGTGTTCCCGCTCGACGCCGACGGCGTACCGGGGGAGCGCAGCGATCTGGTCCGGCACGAGGGGCGCGGCGCCGACCCGCAGCGGCAGGAGCGGGCGCACTGCCACATGGTCTCGCCCGATCCGGACGGCGGGCCGCTGCTCGCCGTCGACCTGGGCACCGACTCGGTCTACCGGTACGACCTCGACACCGCCTCCGGCCGGCTGGTGCCGCTCGCCCCGCGGCTGCGTACGCCGGCCGGCGCCGGGCCCCGGCATCTCGCCCGGCATCCCGACGGGCGGCGCTGCTGGCTGGTCGGCGAGTTGGACGGGACGGTCACCGGGTACGACCTGACCGCCGACGGGCTGCGCCAGCGGATCAGGGTGGACGCGAGCGGGCGGGTCGGCCACGTCCAGCCCTCCGAGATCGCCGTCGGTCCGGACGGCCGCTTCCTCTACGTCGGCAACCGGGGGGTGGGCACGGTGGCCGTCTTCGCGCTCGGCGGCGCGGCGCCCGAGCTGGTTGCCGAGGTCGACACCGGCGGGGAGTGGCCACGGCACTTCGCGCTGGCGGGCGGACACCTCTACGTGGCCGACGAGCGGGCCGACATGATCAGGACCTTCCGGGTGGACTCCGACACCGGGGTGCCGGAGCCGGTGGGTGAGCCGGTGCCGATGCCGAGTCCGACCTGCGTACGGCCGTGA
- a CDS encoding VWA domain-containing protein → MRSSLRGAGAVAAATALVVVVAGSWFGYQQLAGPSCSGRIQLSVAAVPEIAPAVKAAADQWVKDGAAVGDTCVAVNVAAAEPVDVAAAVASKHGATLAGVGQASGTAVTPDIWVPDSSTWLVRLKSGGATALAATTGTSIARSPVVVAMPEPVAARIGWPDKKLTWRDLLAQVNSSKALRAGIVEPTQDAAGLSGLLSLSAAAGATGGAGSAQAQEATIGALRALATNRSSLRQDLLARFPRSSDPTTIANGLGAAALSEEDVIAYNSTKPPIPLAALYLEPAPMPLDYPFAVLPGIEPAKASAAKVLFDVLKTPSFRDRLAAQSLRGPDGNWGDGFQAPRGAPAPAVGGSSAPPTGQGAAELDPNAIQKATSTWSVATQSGRMLAVIDVSGSMKEKVAAANGATRLQVTVAAATQGLQLFDDSWSIGLWTFSTNLNGSQDYREVVPIKPLSSNRNSLRQGLASIKPSSGNTGLYDTVLAAYRKVQEDWEPGKVNSIVLFTDGKNDDDNGISQKDLLAQLKKLRDPEQPIQVIIIGIGTGVSQAELEPITAITGGRPFITADPTKIGEIFLQAIALRPPAPR, encoded by the coding sequence ATGCGTTCAAGCCTTCGAGGGGCAGGTGCCGTTGCGGCGGCCACCGCGCTCGTCGTCGTAGTAGCCGGCTCCTGGTTCGGTTACCAGCAGCTGGCGGGACCGTCCTGCTCGGGGCGGATCCAGCTGTCGGTCGCGGCCGTGCCCGAGATCGCTCCCGCCGTCAAGGCGGCGGCCGACCAGTGGGTCAAGGACGGGGCGGCGGTCGGTGACACCTGCGTCGCCGTGAACGTCGCCGCCGCCGAGCCGGTCGACGTGGCCGCCGCGGTGGCGAGCAAGCACGGCGCCACGCTGGCCGGGGTCGGGCAGGCCAGCGGCACGGCGGTGACGCCGGACATCTGGGTGCCCGACTCCTCCACCTGGCTGGTGCGGCTCAAGTCCGGCGGTGCCACCGCCCTCGCCGCGACCACCGGTACCTCGATCGCCCGCAGCCCGGTCGTGGTCGCCATGCCCGAGCCGGTGGCCGCCCGGATCGGCTGGCCGGACAAGAAGCTGACCTGGCGCGATCTGCTGGCCCAGGTCAACAGCAGCAAGGCGCTGCGCGCCGGCATCGTCGAGCCGACCCAGGACGCGGCCGGTCTCTCCGGGCTGCTCTCGCTGAGCGCCGCGGCCGGCGCCACCGGCGGCGCCGGGTCGGCCCAGGCGCAGGAGGCGACGATCGGGGCGCTGCGGGCGCTGGCCACCAACCGGTCCTCGCTGCGGCAGGACCTTCTCGCGCGCTTCCCGCGCTCGTCCGACCCGACGACGATCGCCAACGGGCTGGGTGCCGCCGCGCTCTCCGAAGAGGACGTCATCGCGTACAACAGCACCAAGCCGCCGATCCCGCTGGCCGCGCTCTACCTGGAACCGGCGCCGATGCCGCTCGACTATCCGTTCGCGGTGCTGCCCGGGATCGAGCCGGCCAAGGCGTCGGCCGCGAAGGTGCTCTTCGACGTGCTGAAGACCCCGAGCTTCCGCGACCGGTTGGCCGCGCAGTCGCTGCGCGGGCCGGACGGCAACTGGGGTGACGGGTTCCAGGCGCCGCGGGGCGCACCGGCCCCGGCAGTCGGCGGCAGCTCCGCTCCGCCGACCGGCCAGGGCGCGGCCGAGCTGGACCCGAACGCCATCCAGAAGGCCACCAGCACCTGGTCGGTCGCCACCCAGTCCGGCCGGATGCTCGCCGTCATCGACGTCTCCGGCTCGATGAAGGAAAAGGTGGCGGCCGCCAACGGCGCCACCCGGTTGCAGGTCACCGTGGCGGCGGCGACCCAGGGCCTCCAGCTCTTCGACGACTCCTGGTCGATCGGGCTGTGGACTTTCTCCACCAACCTGAACGGGTCGCAGGACTATCGGGAGGTCGTACCGATCAAGCCGCTGTCGAGCAACCGCAACTCGTTGCGGCAGGGCCTCGCCTCGATCAAGCCGTCGAGCGGCAACACCGGCCTCTACGACACCGTTCTCGCGGCGTACAGGAAGGTCCAGGAGGACTGGGAGCCGGGCAAGGTCAACTCGATCGTGCTCTTCACCGACGGCAAGAACGACGACGACAACGGCATCTCCCAGAAGGACCTGCTCGCCCAGCTCAAGAAGCTGCGCGACCCGGAGCAGCCGATTCAGGTGATCATCATCGGCATCGGGACCGGTGTCAGCCAGGCGGAGCTCGAGCCGATCACGGCGATCACCGGCGGCCGGCCGTTCATCACCGCCGACCCGACCAAGATCGGAGAGATCTTCCTGCAGGCCATCGCGCTGCGGCCGCCGGCACCCCGCTGA